The Changchengzhania lutea genomic sequence GATTTTGATGGTTTCTCTAGAGGAGGTCAATACGCTTATGGTACACCTGTTTGGGGTAACTGTTGTCAACGTAAATACAATACCGTACATAATGTAAATTCTCCTTATGTAGGTATTGATGCTGATATAAATGATAAGTTAAACTTTGATGGTAGTGTGCGTTTTGAAAATGTTCGTGCAAATGGTAACATACAAGGCGGTCCAACGAGTCAAGGGAACTTTGATTATGATGGAAACGGAACTATTGAAGGTATTGAAGAAAGTGTACCAGTAATTATTGGTAACGCTGGACAAATTGTTGATGATAAATATAATTTTGTTTCTTATTCTGCGGGACTTAACTATAAATTAAATGAGGGAGCTGCTGTGTTTGGTAGATATAGTTCAGGTGCTTCAGGGAGAGCTGCTGATAGAAATAATTATGGAACTAATGGTAAAGCTGATGTACAATATGATGAAGTATCTCAATTAGAAGTTGGTTACAAGAAAAGACTTAAAAATGGAGTTCTTAACTTAACTGGATTTATGAGTAATACTGACGAAGGACTAAGCAACGAGTTAAATAGATCTGTAGGTAATCCATTCAAAGCTTTAGGTTTAGAGGCAGAAACGGCTTTAGCTTTTGGAGATAACTTCTCTTTTAATGGCTCTTTTACTTATACAAAAGCAGAAATTGATGGCGGGGACAATAAAGGAAATACGCCTAGAAGGCAAGCCGATTTGGTTTACAACTTATCTCCATCTTATAATTTTGGAAACAGTAGCCAGCATAGTTTGGCATTGAGTGTATTAGGGACGTCAAAATCGTATGCTCAAGATGATAACGATTTAGTGATGCCTGCTTATGCATACTTTAATTTAATTGGTAGAGCAGGTTTAACAGACGGACTTTCTGTAGTGTTAAGTGTAAATAATCTCTTTGATACTATTGGTATCACAGAAGTTGAAGGTAATGGAGATGGTGCTTTTGGTTCGGATCGTTTAGTAAGAGCTAGATCAATTAGCGGTCGTTCTTCTACAATATCTTTGCAATATAAATTTTAAAGAATAAGTTTAATTTAATTTGAGTTTGTTAACTAAAGAGTTGAGGGCTTTATGCTAAGTTCCAACTCTTTTTCACACAATTTTTTATACACATATGCGAGCTTTTATTTTTTCAATAGTATTTATTGTTGCCTTGACTAAAGTCAGTTTCGGTCAAGTTTCGGAGTCAGTTTCTTTAACTACTAAAACTGAATTAAAAAAGATGATATTATATGGTAGTGATACGTGTCACTATTGCCTTGATACCAAGGCCTATTTAAGAGAAAGAAAAATAGATTTTATATATTTTGATGTAGAGATCTAAATTTAGAAAAGCAACAGGACATGTTAGTGAAACTTCAAAAGGCAAAAATTGGTGTTTCCAGCTTGAATTTACCCGTCGTTGATAAGGAAGGCGACATATTTACAAATGGAGAAGATTTCGAGAAGTTTCTTAAAAGAATAATCCAATAAAATCAAAGTTGTAATCATGCTAAAAAAACCAAATTTAAGTTTCTGGCAAATTTTTAATATGAATGTAGGATTCTTAGGGATTCAATTCAGTTTTGGTTTACAGCAAACAGCCGTTAATCCTATATTTTCATTTTTAGGAGCGCACCATGAAGATTTACCTTTACTAAACCTTGCTGGTCCTGTAACTGGATTGATTATTCAACCTATAATTGGGGCCATATCAGATAAAACTTGGTCGCCAAGATGGGGAAGACGCAAGCCGTTCTTTTTAATAGGTGCAATAATAGGTAGTTTATGCTTATTTGCCTTTCCTTTTAGTCCAACACTTTGGTTTGCTGTTGGTTTATTGTGGATTCTTGATGTGGGCAATAATATGGCTATGGAACCTTATCGTGCCTTTGTAGGTGATAAATTACCCAACAAGCAATTAAGTTTTGGTTATCAAATGCAAAGTTTGTTTGTTGGTGCGGGCATTGTTTTGGCAAATGCCTCCATTTTTCTGTTTCAAGATTGGTTTGGTGTTGCAGAAACAGTTGAAGCGGCTAGCGGTATTCCTAAGTGGTTATATTATTCATTCTTTATCGGTGCTGTATTATCGGTATCTACCATATTATGGTCCGTTTTAAAAACACCTGAAATTCCACCATCAGATGAAGAATTTGATGAGATCAAAAAACACAATGCGTTGCCATTTGCAAAACGCGTTAGGACGCCCTTTATAGAAATTGTTCAAGCCATCAAAGATATGCCCAAGTTTATGTGGAAACTATCCGCTGTTTATCTGTTTCAATGGTATGCCCTATTTGTGTATTGGCAGTTTATAGCGCCTATGTTTAAAGAAAGTATGGGATTTAACAGTTCAGAGGCCTTAAGTCAAGCTGCAAAAATGAATACGACATATAATCTTTCTACCATTGTTTTTGCATTGGCATTGGTGCCATTAGCGCTAAAATTTGGAGGTAAAAAAGTATATGTGTTTAGTTTGTTCTTAACGGGAATCGCCATGCTAAGTATACCATATATTCAAGATCCGTTTTTGGTTATTTTACCAATGATTTTGTTTGGTATAGGTTGGGCAGCTATGATGGGTATTCCATATTCAATGGTATCTAAAATAGTACCTCAAGAACGCCGTGGTGTATACATGGGAATATTAAATATGATGATCGTTATCCCTATGGGAATTCAAACGTTAACCTTTGGTCCTGTAGTAAAAAATCTATTGAATAATAGCGCGGTTAATGCCATATTATTTGGTGGTGTGTTTTTTATCATAGCCGCGGTTTTAGCATTGCGTCTAAAAGAGCCTAAAACAAATAATGAAGAGGAAAATATTGTTGTCACAGGCGACGGGCACTAATTTTATAAACTTTAGACCTAATTAAATTAAAAATCAGGTCAAATACCAAATACATTTATTTTGAAAAAAAAGATAAAAGAGATAGATATTTTATGTGTTGGCGAAGTGCTTGTCGACTTCATTGGGCATCAAACAGGAGTACTTATCAACAATACAAGAGATTACCACAGGTATTTAGGAGGTTCTCCAGCAAATGTAGCTATGAATTCGGCAAGATTAGGATTGAAATCCGTCATGGTAGCTACCGTTGGGGATGATGGTTTTGGAGATTACATTTTTGAAAGACTTAATGAAGTTGGTGTAAATACCAATCACATAAAAAAAATAGACAGCAAACCTACAAGCGTCATTTTTGTTTCTAGAACAGAAAGTACGCCCGATTTTATTCCGTTTCGAAAAGCTGATTCTTGCATTCAAGAAAATCAAATGCCATCAGACTTACTTTCAAAAACAAATATTTATCACACAACCTGTTTCGCTTTAAGTAAAAATCCTGCACAAGCTACCATTTTAAAAAAGGCTGAAGAGGCTTTTAATTTGGGATGTAAATTAAGTATCGATGTCAATTATGCTAAAAAATTATGGAATAGCCAAGAAGAGGCATTAAAGGTTATTAAGGCGTATTGCAAATTTAATCCTCTAGTGAAGATTAGTGAAGATGATATGTTGAGACTTTTTGATAAAGAATTACCTCACGAAGATATATTTAATTTTTTCCATTCGGAAGGGGTCGCTACAGTGTGTTTAACTCTAGGAAGTAAAGGTGTTAAACTATCTCAAAAAGGTAAAAAGGTTATTGAGTTACCAGCAATAAAAATAGATGTGGTACAGGATGCGACTGGAGCAGGCGATGCCTTTTGGTCTGGGTTTTTGTTTGCTTATATTAAAGAAAAACCTATTGAAAAATGTTTAGAAGTGGCATTGCAAATAGCCGCTTTAAAACTTCAAAATGTAGGTAGGTTACCGGACAACATTAACATATTATCAAAGCTTCTCTAAAACCTCAAATGATGTCAAAAGATTCTAATATCACGAATGGGGTCATGCTAAATGCATATCCCGATAGCGTTGGAACCAATTTAAATGAAATGATCAGTATGTTGCAAAGGCCTCAATTCAAGGATGTTTTTTCGTTGTTTTATGTGCTCCCAACATTTTTTAATAGTGATTTAGATAGAGGATTTTCAATTATAGATTACAACCTAAATAAAAACTTAGTTTCTCAAGAAGATTTAAAAGCACTCGAAAAGCTTGGTATACAGTTGAAATTTGATATCGTTTTAAATCATCTATCAGTAGCATCACCTCAATTTAAAGATTTACTTAAGCGCGGTGATAAATCAAAATATAAAGATCTTTTTATTAATTGGAATACATTTTGGGAAGGGAATGGCACCATGGGAGATGATGGTGTTATCATTCCAAAAGACGAGTTTCTCAATAAATTGTTTATGAGAAAATCTGGATTACCCATATTAAAAGTGCTTTTCCCCGATGGCTCTGAAAAACCTTATTGGAATACGTTCTACCAAGAAATTACATATAATAAGATAAATAGTGAAGATTTAATTAAAGTTGAGGGATTAACTCTAGAAAAAACTGAATGGATCTGTAATAAAGTCAATTCAGCAATTGAAGAAAATAAAGACTTCACCACGATTGATTTCGAAGATTGCAATCATTTAAAAGGTGAGGTTTTGGAAATTATAAATCGAAATCGTTCCTATTTAGGGCAAATGGATGTGAATGCCAAATCTGAATTGGTTTGGGATTTCTATGAAGAAACCTTAAAAAAAGTCAGTGATTTTGGCTGTAAAATATTGAGATTAGATGCTTTTGCCTATTTGCATAAAGACATTGGTCAGTCCAATTTTTTTAATAAACCAGGAACTTGGGAATATTTAGAGCGAATAAAAAAAATAGCGCAAAAAAATAATTTAACCCTTTTGCCAGAAATTCATGCCGAATACGGAATGCATTTACACGATGAGGTTGCAAACGAAGGCTATTATATTTACGACTTTTTCTTACCAGGGTTAACTATTCATACCATTGAAAGCACTAATAGCAAAGCACTTTTAACGTGGGCCAAAGAAATTATTAGCAAAGGTTACAAAACGGTAAACATGTTGGGATGTCATGATGGTATTCCTGTTTTAGATTTAAAAGGTAAAGCCATTAACGGTACTTATAACAAAGGTCTGTTGGAAGATGATGAGATTGAAGCCATTATGAATAAGATCATGGAACGTGGGGGTAGAGTAAAAAACCTTTACGATCCATCTGGAAATAAAATATCCTATTATCAAGTAAACGCAACATTTTTTAGTGCATTAGGGGAGAGTGAGCAAAAATTATTGTTAGCTAGAGCTATTCAAATGTTCATGCCAGGGATTCCGCAAGTATGGTACTTAGATATTTTTGCAGGGAAGAATAATTATGAAGCTGCTGACAAGGGAGGAAGCGGCGGACATAAAGAGATTAATCGTACCACACTTACAGTACATGATATTAAAAACGGTTTAAAAAGAGATATTGTTCTTAATCAGCTTGAACTATTAAAATTAAGAAATACATCTAAAGCGTTTTCAGGTACCATAAAGATTAATAAAACTTCAGATAAAGAAATTGATATTAAGTGGGTGAATCAGAATGAGATTGCACATTTAAAGGCCAATCTTAAAACGCAAACGTTTCACATAGATTATACAGAAGGCGGGGTTGCCAAGACAATGACATTTTGATGTTTTGCATTAAGAAGGCTCATGTTACCTTCATTAAAAACCCAAAGAAATTCTCAGACTTAGAAAAAACATCAACTTTTTGAAAGAATAAAAATTTAAACGAGTTCAGTGTAAATACTAGTGATACCAAACGGTTCTAGGTTTTCCCAGTTCAATATTATGAAAACCGAAATCTTCACTTTCAAATGCATTTGTTTTAAATAGATTACGGCCTTGACCCGGGATGCTTGGATAAAATGACAGCGACAATTGAAAAGAGCTAAATACTAAATAATCATTTCTAATTATAAAACCAATTCCTAATGACGGATACACTTTACTTTTAAAAAGTTTTTGCTCCGCATCACCTAGCATGCCAGCAGAAAAATTTAAATAAGGATTTAATCTGAACCCTAAGATATTCCAAGGGGAGTAAAATTGCGTTTGAAAAGAGATAATCATTTTTTTCGTGCCTGTAATATCACTATCAAATCCAGATAAGCCAGAGTCCAAATAAGGCTCATAATCATTACCAGTAAAGCCAAGTAGAATAGGTCGGTCATTAAGTGTTAATCTATCCGCAAGAGTATTCAGCCTGTGGGTTCCTATTAGTAACTGAGGCTTTACAAATTGACGTAATTTCCAATTGCCTCCAAGGTCCATTAAATTGGTAAAATAATTTAATTCGAAATTATATGTTGTTTGCTCGCGTTGGGAACCATTTAAAAACGTACCATACTCTGCCTTTGCGCTTAGATAGCCCCATTTAAAATAATCGCCAATGGTTGCCTGCGCCCCCAAATAGGTTCTGGTTTGTTTATTTTTTCTTTGAAATCCAGAGGTTACGGCTCCAGAAAAGCCAATAGGAACATCCTCAATAATGCCCAAATTAAAAATATATTCATCCTCAACAAATTGCCTCGATGCTATTCCAATACTGCCAAGTACAAAGGATTCGTTCGAAAAATATCGTATCGAGTCATAAGCGATATCTGGTCTGTCCTTATACTCGGCATGTGTAAATCGGGCGGCGGCAATTAAATTTGTTGTTCGTTCTTCATCAGTGACACCATCCAATACGTTCAAGGCATGACCCAGCCAAAAATCTTGAGTTTGATATTTAAAATTTTGTAGATCAAATTCGCGTTGGACGTTTTGTAATGAATCTTGTCTAAAATGTTCAGCTAAAAAAATGCCTCCTGCCCAATGGGTTAAAGGGGAAAAGAAATTTCGTTCGATATTTAATCGCTTCTCATAAAAACCATTTAACTCATTTTTATAGGCTATAGACGTTCTAATATAGCTGTTCTTAATAGTAGGAACAGCATATTCTATATCATACGCAGAACGATCGTCTTTTAAGCTATTGGTAAAGCTTTGATTAATTTGATGGCCAAACCCTAAAAAATTACGTTCCCTGAATTGTAAATTAAATCTGGAACTAGACGCAGAGCCTTGTGGTATGATGCTCCAGGAATCTAAAACACGTACGGTAACATCTATAGAATCTGAGGTTTTTGCTGTTTTATTAGCTCTAATCGCAACACTTCTTATAAAGTTTTGAGAACGCATGAGCCTTTTCGATTCATTAACTAAAAGTGTGTCAAAACGTTTGTTTTCTTTAAATAACAATAAATTTCGAATGGCGAATTGTTTGGATTTTAT encodes the following:
- a CDS encoding glutaredoxin family protein — protein: MILYGSDTCHYCLDTKAYLRERKIDFIYFDVEI
- a CDS encoding MFS transporter, with the protein product MMLKKPNLSFWQIFNMNVGFLGIQFSFGLQQTAVNPIFSFLGAHHEDLPLLNLAGPVTGLIIQPIIGAISDKTWSPRWGRRKPFFLIGAIIGSLCLFAFPFSPTLWFAVGLLWILDVGNNMAMEPYRAFVGDKLPNKQLSFGYQMQSLFVGAGIVLANASIFLFQDWFGVAETVEAASGIPKWLYYSFFIGAVLSVSTILWSVLKTPEIPPSDEEFDEIKKHNALPFAKRVRTPFIEIVQAIKDMPKFMWKLSAVYLFQWYALFVYWQFIAPMFKESMGFNSSEALSQAAKMNTTYNLSTIVFALALVPLALKFGGKKVYVFSLFLTGIAMLSIPYIQDPFLVILPMILFGIGWAAMMGIPYSMVSKIVPQERRGVYMGILNMMIVIPMGIQTLTFGPVVKNLLNNSAVNAILFGGVFFIIAAVLALRLKEPKTNNEEENIVVTGDGH
- a CDS encoding carbohydrate kinase family protein, with amino-acid sequence MKKKIKEIDILCVGEVLVDFIGHQTGVLINNTRDYHRYLGGSPANVAMNSARLGLKSVMVATVGDDGFGDYIFERLNEVGVNTNHIKKIDSKPTSVIFVSRTESTPDFIPFRKADSCIQENQMPSDLLSKTNIYHTTCFALSKNPAQATILKKAEEAFNLGCKLSIDVNYAKKLWNSQEEALKVIKAYCKFNPLVKISEDDMLRLFDKELPHEDIFNFFHSEGVATVCLTLGSKGVKLSQKGKKVIELPAIKIDVVQDATGAGDAFWSGFLFAYIKEKPIEKCLEVALQIAALKLQNVGRLPDNINILSKLL
- a CDS encoding alpha-amylase family protein, whose product is MSKDSNITNGVMLNAYPDSVGTNLNEMISMLQRPQFKDVFSLFYVLPTFFNSDLDRGFSIIDYNLNKNLVSQEDLKALEKLGIQLKFDIVLNHLSVASPQFKDLLKRGDKSKYKDLFINWNTFWEGNGTMGDDGVIIPKDEFLNKLFMRKSGLPILKVLFPDGSEKPYWNTFYQEITYNKINSEDLIKVEGLTLEKTEWICNKVNSAIEENKDFTTIDFEDCNHLKGEVLEIINRNRSYLGQMDVNAKSELVWDFYEETLKKVSDFGCKILRLDAFAYLHKDIGQSNFFNKPGTWEYLERIKKIAQKNNLTLLPEIHAEYGMHLHDEVANEGYYIYDFFLPGLTIHTIESTNSKALLTWAKEIISKGYKTVNMLGCHDGIPVLDLKGKAINGTYNKGLLEDDEIEAIMNKIMERGGRVKNLYDPSGNKISYYQVNATFFSALGESEQKLLLARAIQMFMPGIPQVWYLDIFAGKNNYEAADKGGSGGHKEINRTTLTVHDIKNGLKRDIVLNQLELLKLRNTSKAFSGTIKINKTSDKEIDIKWVNQNEIAHLKANLKTQTFHIDYTEGGVAKTMTF